One segment of Capnocytophaga sp. oral taxon 878 DNA contains the following:
- a CDS encoding aldose epimerase family protein produces the protein MKKKYNKEQLKTITLHNAGGMEVTIMNFGGIITSIKVPVKGNKIECVLGFDSFDEYISDEYRTEYPYLGAIIGRNAGRIKYGKAIIEGKEVQLHCNLGENQIHGGEVGFDSVFWDVISEKKGDNSSVTLQYISKEGEEGYPGEVIAQVTYTLTADNRLRVDYYGTTTAPTILNLTQHTYFNLNENDTNVLNNTLQIKAEKYVPLEEGFFTPTGERPPVAGTPLDYRKGQRVYAHTDNSFVREITADEVMATLTNGEETLSMEVRTNHPVLHIYAGYYLPELKPIQRKAIGENKGICFEAQGYADATKHPQFDSVVLLPNEEYNYFTEFKFNTL, from the coding sequence ATGAAAAAGAAATATAATAAAGAACAACTCAAAACTATTACCCTTCATAATGCGGGTGGTATGGAAGTAACTATAATGAACTTTGGAGGAATAATCACTTCCATAAAAGTACCTGTAAAAGGCAATAAAATAGAGTGTGTGTTGGGATTTGATAGCTTTGATGAATATATAAGTGACGAATACCGCACTGAGTATCCTTATTTGGGAGCCATTATAGGGCGTAATGCTGGACGTATTAAGTACGGAAAGGCGATTATTGAAGGAAAGGAAGTACAATTACATTGTAATTTGGGTGAAAACCAGATACATGGAGGAGAAGTAGGTTTTGATAGCGTTTTTTGGGATGTGATATCTGAAAAAAAAGGAGATAATTCTTCTGTAACATTACAATATATAAGTAAAGAAGGAGAAGAAGGCTACCCAGGTGAGGTGATAGCTCAAGTAACTTATACCCTTACCGCAGATAACCGCCTTCGGGTAGATTATTATGGGACTACTACTGCACCAACTATATTAAACCTTACACAACATACCTATTTTAATCTTAATGAAAATGACACTAATGTGTTAAATAATACCTTACAGATAAAAGCTGAGAAATATGTACCTTTAGAAGAAGGCTTTTTTACCCCTACAGGTGAACGTCCTCCAGTAGCAGGAACTCCTTTAGATTATCGTAAGGGGCAAAGAGTGTATGCACATACTGATAACTCATTTGTACGTGAAATAACTGCAGATGAAGTAATGGCTACTCTTACCAATGGTGAGGAAACACTTAGTATGGAAGTACGCACTAATCATCCTGTACTACATATTTATGCAGGTTATTACCTACCTGAACTAAAACCTATCCAACGTAAGGCTATTGGAGAGAATAAAGGAATCTGCTTTGAAGCGCAAGGTTATGCTGATGCTACTAAACATCCACAGTTTGACAGTGTAGTACTACTGCCCAATGAAGAATACAATTATTTTACTGAATTTAAATTTAATACTCTTTAG
- the menD gene encoding 2-succinyl-5-enolpyruvyl-6-hydroxy-3-cyclohexene-1-carboxylic-acid synthase, translated as MKRPQLKLAQYVIEACKAKEIKHIVISPGSRNAPLTIGFANNPYFTCYSVVDERCAAFFALGIAQQTKQPVAVVCTSGSALLNYYPAFSEAFYSNIPLVVISADRPTNKIDIGDGQTIRQVNVLANHSAYNANLSDEGYSDKSNFYELNSALNTAIEQQLPVHINVPFEEPLYLTTEERFLFDNIPAKQCSPIINEAKALEFIKHWNASAKKMVLVGVLPPNSVEAEYVERLAKDPSVLVLTETTSNLHHTHFTPYIDKLLTYTEKDPALREALRPDLLLTFGGLVVSKKIKQFLRGIKPSYHYNIDLHQGYDSYNCLTAHFKVDINTFFKKLGHYLLVVPSTYQQQWLKVKNEIQQIHLEYVADAPYSDLKVYSELFANIPNDYVVQISNSSAIRYAQLMKANPSLQVFCNRGTSGIDGSMSTAIGAAVGSAKPTVLITGDLSFFYDSNALWNRYIPNNFRVILINNQGGGIFRILPGDKADPNFEYFFETPHKLTAEHFCKMYDIAYQVTNNITDLQKVMVDFYTPSVTPKLLEIHTPRKINDKVLLKYFEVLKK; from the coding sequence ATGAAACGACCCCAACTCAAATTAGCTCAATACGTAATAGAAGCCTGTAAAGCTAAAGAAATAAAACATATAGTTATATCACCAGGTTCGCGCAATGCCCCCCTTACTATAGGCTTTGCTAATAACCCTTATTTTACTTGTTATAGTGTGGTAGATGAGCGTTGTGCAGCTTTTTTTGCACTTGGTATTGCCCAACAAACTAAGCAACCAGTAGCAGTAGTATGTACTTCGGGTTCGGCATTACTGAACTATTATCCCGCTTTTTCGGAAGCTTTTTATAGCAATATTCCTTTGGTGGTTATATCGGCTGACCGTCCTACTAACAAAATAGATATAGGCGATGGGCAAACTATACGCCAAGTGAATGTATTGGCTAACCATAGTGCTTATAATGCGAATCTATCGGATGAGGGATATAGTGATAAAAGTAACTTTTATGAGCTGAATAGCGCTTTAAATACTGCTATAGAACAACAGTTGCCAGTGCATATTAATGTGCCTTTTGAAGAGCCACTATACCTTACTACAGAAGAGCGTTTTCTATTTGATAATATTCCTGCAAAACAATGTAGCCCCATTATTAATGAGGCTAAAGCACTTGAATTTATCAAACATTGGAATGCTTCGGCTAAGAAAATGGTATTAGTAGGAGTATTGCCCCCTAATAGTGTAGAGGCTGAGTATGTAGAAAGGCTAGCTAAAGATCCTTCTGTTTTGGTACTTACTGAAACTACATCGAACTTACATCACACGCATTTTACTCCTTATATTGATAAGTTGCTTACTTATACTGAAAAAGATCCGGCCTTACGTGAGGCGTTGCGACCAGATTTACTGCTTACCTTTGGAGGATTGGTAGTTTCTAAGAAAATAAAGCAGTTTTTGCGTGGAATAAAGCCTTCTTATCATTACAATATTGATTTACATCAGGGGTATGACTCATATAACTGCCTTACAGCTCATTTTAAAGTAGATATTAATACATTTTTTAAGAAATTAGGACATTACTTGCTGGTAGTGCCTTCGACATATCAGCAGCAATGGCTTAAAGTGAAAAATGAAATACAACAAATACACTTGGAATATGTGGCTGATGCTCCTTATTCAGACCTAAAAGTGTACAGTGAGCTTTTTGCTAACATACCTAATGATTACGTGGTACAGATAAGTAACAGTTCGGCTATTAGGTATGCCCAACTAATGAAAGCTAATCCTTCATTGCAGGTATTTTGTAATAGGGGTACTAGTGGTATAGATGGTAGTATGAGTACTGCCATAGGGGCAGCTGTAGGTAGTGCTAAACCTACAGTGCTTATTACTGGTGATTTGAGTTTTTTTTATGATAGTAATGCCCTTTGGAACCGTTATATTCCTAATAATTTTAGGGTCATATTGATTAACAACCAAGGGGGAGGAATCTTTAGAATATTGCCAGGAGATAAAGCTGATCCTAATTTTGAATACTTCTTTGAAACCCCTCATAAACTTACAGCTGAACATTTTTGCAAAATGTATGATATTGCTTATCAAGTAACTAATAATATAACTGATTTGCAGAAAGTTATGGTTGATTTTTACACGCCTTCGGTTACACCTAAGCTATTAGAAATACATACCCCAAGGAAAATAAATGATAAAGTTTTGTTAAAATATTTTGAGGTATTAAAAAAATGA
- a CDS encoding DUF2853 family protein yields the protein MSKRDELIAVYTKDLKEKCGEANPDVDFLTKVTVGLGPSIYNDDASKVSGSDQTELDRVKQNFLIKKLGLTDSPELDKAINSVIEKYGKSNRNKHRAVVYYLLAKHFKKESVYNK from the coding sequence ATGAGTAAACGTGATGAACTTATCGCTGTGTACACCAAAGATTTGAAAGAAAAATGTGGTGAAGCAAATCCTGATGTTGATTTCTTAACAAAGGTAACTGTAGGATTAGGTCCTTCTATTTACAATGATGATGCTTCAAAGGTATCAGGTTCTGATCAAACTGAGTTAGATCGTGTAAAACAAAACTTTTTGATTAAAAAATTAGGTCTTACCGACAGTCCTGAATTAGACAAAGCTATCAATAGTGTAATAGAAAAATACGGTAAATCAAACAGAAACAAACACCGTGCAGTAGTCTATTATTTGTTGGCTAAACACTTTAAGAAAGAAAGCGTTTACAACAAGTAA
- the metK gene encoding methionine adenosyltransferase, which yields MGYLFTSESVSEGHPDKIADQISDALIDNFLAFDPHSKVACETLVTTGQVILAGEVKSNTYIDVQQIARNVIEKIGYTKSDYMFEAKSCGVLSAIHEQSPDINQGVERGKPEEQGAGDQGMMFGYAVNETENYMPLALDLSHALLRELAVIRRENKEITYLRPDAKSQVTLEYDDNNKPVRINTIVISTQHDNFDTESKMLKKIKEDIVHILIPRVIAKYPQYAPYFDDKIIYHINPTGIFVIGGPHGDTGLTGRKIIVDTYGGKGAHGGGAFSGKDPSKVDRSAAYAMRHIAKNLVATGVADEVLVQVSYAIGVAQPTGVYVNTYGTSKVPFTDGEIAEKIQEIFPLRPYDIEQRLKLRNPIYSETASYGHMGRTPEVITKVFSSPYHKTKKIEVELFTWEKLDYVEKVKAAFF from the coding sequence ATGGGATATTTATTTACCTCTGAGTCCGTTTCTGAAGGACATCCTGACAAAATCGCCGATCAGATTAGCGATGCTCTTATTGACAATTTTCTTGCTTTTGACCCTCACTCTAAAGTGGCTTGTGAAACCTTAGTAACCACTGGTCAGGTTATATTAGCAGGTGAAGTAAAATCAAATACATATATTGATGTGCAGCAGATTGCGCGCAATGTTATCGAAAAGATAGGATACACCAAAAGTGATTATATGTTTGAGGCAAAATCATGTGGTGTGCTTTCGGCTATTCACGAACAATCACCTGATATTAATCAGGGAGTGGAGCGTGGGAAGCCAGAGGAACAAGGTGCTGGAGACCAAGGGATGATGTTTGGGTATGCGGTGAATGAAACTGAAAACTATATGCCTCTTGCGCTTGACCTTTCACATGCTTTGTTAAGAGAGCTGGCTGTCATTAGACGTGAGAATAAGGAAATTACATATCTTCGTCCAGATGCTAAGAGCCAAGTAACTTTGGAATATGATGATAATAACAAGCCTGTGCGTATTAATACTATAGTTATCTCGACCCAGCATGACAACTTTGATACTGAGAGCAAAATGCTTAAGAAGATTAAAGAAGATATAGTGCATATTTTGATTCCGCGTGTCATAGCTAAATATCCGCAGTATGCTCCTTATTTTGACGATAAAATTATTTATCATATTAATCCTACAGGTATTTTTGTTATTGGTGGCCCTCATGGAGATACAGGATTGACTGGTCGTAAGATTATTGTAGATACTTATGGAGGTAAAGGAGCACACGGAGGTGGAGCTTTTTCGGGTAAAGACCCTAGCAAGGTAGACCGTAGTGCGGCTTATGCTATGCGGCACATTGCTAAGAACTTAGTGGCAACAGGTGTAGCTGATGAGGTTTTGGTACAAGTAAGTTATGCTATAGGTGTAGCACAGCCCACAGGAGTGTATGTAAATACTTATGGTACAAGTAAAGTGCCTTTTACTGATGGTGAAATAGCTGAGAAAATACAAGAGATATTCCCTCTTCGCCCTTATGATATAGAACAGCGTCTTAAACTTAGGAATCCTATCTATAGTGAAACTGCTTCATACGGACATATGGGTAGAACTCCTGAGGTGATAACAAAAGTATTTTCATCACCTTATCACAAGACAAAGAAAATAGAAGTAGAGCTTTTTACTTGGGAGAAATTAGATTATGTAGAGAAAGTAAAGGCTGCATTTTTTTAG
- a CDS encoding DUF445 domain-containing protein — MDKKQKLQFHKRIATGLFFLMLALYIGAVILQNKAPELSFVGYIKAFAEAAMVGALADWFAVTALFHKPLGLNIPHTNLIEAHKNDIGENLGSFVVENFLKPQQIRPYITHIRVSTFVIEWLSNKNTATKINEMVKESPLKGKVANWLTTLIDDNQHQPFVGQAFEKVAAYLNTHKEIIESEIDNQFPPLIPSFIKDSIIRKVSNGLYEFISKASTNQYHPIRTEITAQLYALANKLNSTEWEVPIAQLLQTSISKLTAELKQNTNLQQQIDIWAQKTAYQFVLRNKEEVGRLISSTVSQWEGRELSKKLELEVGKDLQFIRINGTLVGGMVGLLIYWFTHLFAN, encoded by the coding sequence ATGGATAAAAAACAAAAACTACAATTCCACAAACGTATTGCAACAGGACTCTTCTTCCTGATGCTTGCCCTTTATATAGGGGCTGTAATACTTCAAAATAAAGCCCCTGAACTTAGTTTTGTAGGCTATATAAAAGCCTTTGCTGAAGCTGCTATGGTAGGAGCTCTTGCAGATTGGTTTGCTGTTACGGCACTTTTTCACAAGCCCTTGGGGCTTAATATTCCGCATACTAACCTTATAGAAGCTCATAAAAATGATATAGGAGAGAACTTAGGCTCATTTGTGGTAGAAAACTTTTTAAAGCCCCAACAAATACGGCCTTATATTACTCATATTAGGGTTTCGACTTTTGTTATAGAATGGCTTTCAAATAAAAATACGGCTACTAAAATAAATGAGATGGTAAAAGAAAGTCCGCTGAAAGGTAAAGTAGCTAATTGGCTTACTACTCTTATTGATGATAACCAACATCAGCCTTTTGTAGGGCAAGCTTTTGAGAAAGTAGCGGCTTATTTAAATACTCATAAGGAAATTATTGAGAGTGAGATAGATAACCAGTTTCCACCCCTTATTCCGTCGTTTATAAAAGATTCTATTATTCGGAAGGTAAGTAATGGACTTTATGAGTTTATAAGCAAGGCTTCGACAAACCAATATCATCCTATTAGAACTGAAATTACAGCGCAGCTATACGCTTTGGCTAATAAACTGAATAGTACTGAATGGGAAGTTCCTATAGCCCAGCTGCTGCAAACAAGTATTAGCAAACTTACTGCTGAACTGAAACAAAACACAAACTTACAACAACAAATAGATATTTGGGCACAGAAAACGGCTTATCAGTTTGTGTTGCGAAACAAAGAAGAAGTGGGTAGGCTTATCAGTAGTACGGTATCCCAATGGGAAGGGCGTGAGCTTAGCAAGAAATTAGAGCTTGAAGTAGGTAAAGACCTTCAGTTTATTCGTATTAATGGTACCTTAGTGGGTGGTATGGTTGGGTTACTGATTTACTGGTTTACTCATTTATTTGCTAATTGA
- a CDS encoding ABC transporter ATP-binding protein — protein MVTIENIYKKYGDYTALNNVSLHIPKGSIFGLLGPNGAGKTSLIRIINQIVLPDEGKVLFDAEPLQPKHTAQIGYLPEERGLYKTMKVGEQAMYLAQLKGLSKNEARERLKFWFERLQIGDWWNKKVQELSKGMAQKIQFLVTVLHQPKLLIFDEPFSGFDPINANIIKDEILYLREQGATVIFSTHRMESVEELCDHIALINKSHKILDGKLIDIKRAYKNNQYEVGLKLPEEQKMVLLAELKDKFEVSEANFKTLYDELKLYIKQKEGETANNLLQYLTTKAEVTHFVESIPTVDEIFISTINKLAD, from the coding sequence GTGGTTACAATAGAAAATATCTACAAAAAATATGGTGATTATACGGCACTCAACAACGTGTCGCTACATATTCCGAAGGGGAGTATCTTTGGGTTATTAGGACCCAATGGGGCGGGTAAGACCTCATTGATACGGATTATCAACCAAATAGTATTGCCCGATGAGGGTAAAGTGCTTTTTGATGCGGAGCCTTTGCAACCTAAACATACGGCGCAAATAGGTTACTTACCTGAAGAACGCGGTTTGTACAAAACGATGAAAGTAGGGGAGCAGGCTATGTATTTGGCGCAGCTGAAAGGATTGAGCAAAAATGAAGCGCGGGAGAGGCTTAAATTTTGGTTTGAGCGGCTACAAATAGGGGACTGGTGGAACAAGAAGGTGCAAGAGCTTTCCAAAGGTATGGCACAAAAGATACAGTTTTTGGTAACGGTACTACATCAGCCTAAACTACTTATTTTTGATGAGCCTTTTAGTGGTTTTGACCCTATTAACGCTAATATTATAAAAGACGAAATACTTTACTTACGCGAGCAAGGTGCTACTGTTATCTTTTCGACCCATAGGATGGAATCGGTAGAAGAACTGTGTGACCATATTGCGCTTATAAACAAATCACATAAAATATTGGACGGGAAGCTGATAGATATTAAACGAGCTTATAAAAATAACCAATATGAGGTAGGGTTAAAATTGCCTGAAGAGCAAAAGATGGTTCTTTTGGCAGAGCTTAAAGATAAGTTTGAGGTGAGTGAAGCTAACTTTAAGACGCTGTATGATGAACTAAAATTATATATCAAACAGAAAGAAGGCGAAACAGCTAATAACTTATTGCAGTACCTTACTACAAAGGCAGAGGTGACACACTTTGTGGAATCGATTCCTACTGTTGATGAGATTTTTATATCAACCATAAATAAATTAGCAGATTAA
- a CDS encoding shikimate dehydrogenase, whose amino-acid sequence MNTYALVGKNIAYSFSRNYFKEKFEREGIANSQYVNFDIQSIEELPELLHTIPNVRGLNVTIPYKREIIPLLHDIDPTVYAIGAVNTIKVTPNGLIGFNTDCYGFSESLQPLLQPHHNKALILGTGGASGAVAYALKQLGIVYRFVSRTPNDGQLGYNELTQEILQSYSLIINCTPLGTYPNIDECPPLPYQYITSAHLLYDLIYNPPQTAFLTQGIKRGAATCNGQYMLELQAEKAWEIWQTL is encoded by the coding sequence ATGAATACGTATGCTTTAGTGGGTAAAAATATAGCTTATTCATTTTCAAGAAATTATTTTAAGGAAAAATTTGAGCGCGAGGGTATTGCTAATAGTCAATATGTTAATTTTGATATTCAGAGTATAGAAGAACTCCCAGAATTATTGCATACAATACCTAACGTGAGGGGACTAAATGTAACAATACCTTATAAACGTGAGATAATACCCTTACTTCACGATATAGATCCTACTGTTTACGCTATAGGAGCTGTGAATACTATTAAAGTTACTCCCAATGGATTGATAGGATTTAATACTGATTGTTATGGTTTTAGTGAATCTCTGCAGCCTTTATTACAACCTCATCACAATAAAGCATTGATTTTGGGTACAGGAGGAGCTTCGGGAGCAGTAGCTTATGCTTTAAAACAATTGGGTATAGTTTATCGCTTTGTATCACGCACTCCTAATGATGGGCAGTTAGGCTATAATGAACTTACTCAAGAAATATTACAATCTTATTCTCTTATTATTAATTGTACTCCCTTAGGTACTTATCCTAATATAGATGAGTGTCCACCTCTTCCTTATCAGTATATTACTTCAGCACATTTGTTATATGACCTTATCTATAACCCTCCTCAAACAGCTTTTCTTACTCAAGGAATTAAGCGAGGTGCGGCTACTTGTAATGGACAATATATGCTAGAATTACAAGCGGAGAAGGCTTGGGAAATTTGGCAGACTTTATAA
- a CDS encoding ABC transporter permease has translation MKHLAIITQREYLNKIRNKSFIIMTFVSPLIMVIFAALIAFLSDMNKKSKAKDVMILDESGLYTNTFENTENVHFEYLANTSLQDAQADVLAKSKYGLLYIPAEKSKAVTFYSEESPSLSFTQELTNAMEATLFQYNLTQKGIDKREIDTARSRIDVELQNFTGEKSSELSSVLKISIGGIAGYMILMFIIIYGNMIMRSVIEEKTNRIVEIIISSVKPFELMLGKILGTSLAGLTQFAIWILIAGVLLALTPAFFNVEAANQVAGAAQGVSASKIELLVGALYHFPFVETFILFLLFFVGGFLLYSSLYAMVGAMVDNETDTQQFMMPILIPLMLAFYVGAFSVIEEPHGTISVVFSYIPFTSPVVMLMRVPFGVAWWEVLISLILLYLTFFGIIRLSSKIYRIGILMYGKKASYKEVWKWIKMK, from the coding sequence ATGAAACACTTAGCAATAATCACTCAACGAGAATATTTAAATAAAATACGCAATAAATCATTTATCATAATGACCTTTGTGAGTCCGCTAATAATGGTTATTTTTGCGGCACTGATTGCCTTTTTATCGGATATGAATAAAAAGAGTAAAGCCAAAGATGTAATGATATTGGATGAAAGTGGACTGTATACTAATACTTTTGAGAACACAGAGAATGTACACTTTGAATACCTTGCTAATACCTCGTTACAAGACGCACAAGCCGATGTGTTAGCGAAAAGCAAATATGGACTGCTGTATATTCCTGCAGAAAAAAGCAAGGCGGTAACTTTTTACAGTGAAGAATCGCCTTCGTTATCATTTACACAGGAGCTTACTAATGCTATGGAAGCTACTCTTTTCCAGTATAATCTGACCCAAAAAGGTATTGATAAAAGAGAAATAGATACGGCTAGATCTCGTATTGATGTAGAGTTACAAAACTTTACAGGTGAAAAATCTTCGGAGTTGAGCAGTGTTTTGAAAATAAGTATAGGTGGGATAGCAGGGTATATGATCTTAATGTTTATCATCATCTACGGAAATATGATTATGCGTAGTGTGATTGAGGAGAAGACCAATAGGATTGTAGAAATCATAATTTCATCGGTAAAGCCTTTTGAATTGATGTTAGGTAAGATATTGGGAACTTCACTTGCAGGGCTTACTCAGTTTGCAATATGGATATTGATAGCAGGGGTACTACTGGCTTTGACACCAGCCTTCTTTAATGTAGAAGCAGCTAACCAAGTGGCAGGAGCCGCACAGGGAGTATCAGCGTCTAAAATAGAATTATTAGTAGGCGCTTTGTATCATTTTCCTTTTGTAGAAACTTTTATATTGTTCTTGCTTTTCTTTGTAGGAGGTTTCTTGCTGTACAGTTCTCTGTACGCTATGGTAGGGGCTATGGTAGATAACGAAACGGATACCCAACAGTTTATGATGCCTATACTCATTCCGCTAATGTTGGCTTTTTACGTAGGAGCTTTCTCGGTAATAGAAGAGCCTCACGGCACTATTTCGGTAGTATTCTCATACATACCATTTACATCGCCTGTGGTAATGTTAATGCGTGTGCCTTTTGGGGTAGCGTGGTGGGAAGTACTAATCTCCTTGATACTGCTGTATCTCACTTTCTTTGGAATTATTAGACTATCCTCTAAAATCTACCGTATAGGTATACTTATGTACGGCAAAAAGGCAAGCTATAAAGAAGTGTGGAAGTGGATTAAAATGAAGTAA
- the ppk1 gene encoding polyphosphate kinase 1 has protein sequence MKTNNLYINREISWLKFNARVLQEAADERVPLLERLRFAGIFSNNLDEFFKVRYATVKRVAMNEASEKELGVHAKELLEEITKEVIQLQNESLKIIASITKELEKEQIFIVDEKTLLPAHESFVNTYFYDKVRPALFTIILNDLETFPQLKDDVAYLAVKMTLKEDEAKASGVQKFFSSRAYKEKIQYALIELPTTLDRFIELPQLGDKHYIIMLDDVIRFCLHKIFNIFHYESLTANMIKITRDAELDIDDDLSKSFIEKLSSSVEGRRRGEPVRFVYDKTIDEDTLHFLFEKMGIVKTDSVIPGGRYHNRRDFMSFPSLGRKDLTYAPIQPLPVKGLTSEESLLKKIAEKDYLQYAPYHTFSNIIWFLREAALDPKVKSVKITIYRLAKNSQVVNSLINAVKNGKKVTVQIELQARFDEESNIRYAEQLKAEGVKLIFGVKGLKVHSKICVIERKEGKELKRYGFISTGNFNESTAKIYTDYTLFTANQELLKEVNKVFNFFDTNYNVQKYKHLIVSPHYTKKQLRQLIDEEIKNAKAGKEAYIKLKMNNITSYKMIDKLYEASCAGVKIQMIVRGICCLVPGIQGMSENIEVISIVDKFLEHPRLFIFGNAGAPKVYISSADWMTRNISFRVEVGCPIYDETIKQELIDTFEISWADNVKARIINQAQDNTYRPHTTPALRSQVALYEYYQQKNKLTE, from the coding sequence ATGAAAACAAATAACCTCTATATAAACCGCGAAATAAGTTGGCTAAAGTTTAACGCACGTGTGCTGCAAGAGGCAGCAGATGAGCGAGTGCCCTTGTTGGAACGATTGCGCTTTGCTGGTATTTTTTCCAATAACTTAGATGAGTTCTTTAAAGTGCGTTACGCTACTGTAAAACGAGTGGCTATGAATGAAGCCTCGGAAAAAGAATTGGGAGTGCATGCCAAGGAGCTATTGGAAGAAATAACCAAAGAGGTAATACAACTGCAAAATGAGAGTCTGAAAATTATAGCTTCTATTACTAAAGAATTAGAGAAAGAGCAGATATTTATAGTAGATGAAAAGACCTTATTGCCAGCACACGAATCGTTTGTAAATACTTATTTTTACGATAAGGTACGTCCAGCCCTTTTTACCATTATCCTGAATGATTTGGAAACCTTTCCACAATTGAAAGATGATGTGGCTTATTTGGCAGTGAAAATGACCTTAAAGGAAGATGAAGCGAAAGCATCGGGGGTGCAGAAGTTTTTTTCATCAAGAGCTTATAAAGAGAAAATACAATATGCACTAATAGAGCTGCCAACTACCCTTGATAGATTTATAGAACTACCGCAGCTGGGAGATAAACATTACATCATTATGCTAGATGATGTAATACGCTTTTGTTTGCACAAAATATTTAATATTTTTCATTACGAATCACTTACGGCTAATATGATTAAGATTACCCGTGATGCTGAATTGGATATTGACGATGATTTGAGCAAAAGCTTTATAGAAAAACTCTCGAGTAGTGTAGAAGGCAGACGCAGAGGAGAGCCAGTACGCTTTGTATACGACAAAACAATAGATGAGGATACACTGCACTTCCTTTTTGAAAAAATGGGTATTGTAAAGACAGATAGCGTTATACCAGGAGGCAGGTATCACAATAGACGGGACTTTATGAGCTTCCCAAGTTTAGGAAGAAAAGACCTTACTTATGCCCCTATACAACCATTGCCTGTAAAAGGACTTACCTCTGAAGAGAGTTTGCTAAAGAAGATAGCAGAAAAGGACTATCTGCAATATGCTCCTTACCATACTTTTTCAAATATTATATGGTTTTTACGTGAAGCGGCTTTAGACCCTAAAGTAAAATCGGTGAAAATTACCATTTACCGTTTGGCTAAAAACTCACAAGTAGTGAACTCACTTATAAATGCAGTAAAGAACGGTAAGAAAGTAACTGTACAGATAGAACTGCAAGCCCGATTTGACGAAGAATCGAACATACGATATGCAGAACAACTTAAAGCTGAAGGGGTAAAACTTATTTTTGGTGTAAAAGGGTTAAAAGTACATAGCAAAATATGTGTGATAGAACGCAAAGAGGGTAAAGAACTGAAACGTTATGGCTTTATTAGTACAGGTAACTTTAATGAAAGTACAGCTAAAATATACACTGATTACACGCTATTTACTGCTAATCAAGAACTACTGAAAGAAGTGAACAAAGTGTTTAACTTTTTTGATACTAACTATAATGTACAGAAGTATAAACACCTTATTGTATCACCTCACTATACCAAAAAGCAACTGCGCCAGCTTATAGATGAAGAGATTAAGAATGCTAAAGCAGGTAAAGAAGCTTATATAAAACTGAAGATGAATAATATCACCAGCTATAAGATGATTGATAAACTGTACGAAGCTAGTTGTGCGGGGGTAAAAATACAGATGATAGTGAGAGGTATTTGTTGCTTAGTACCCGGAATCCAAGGTATGAGTGAAAATATAGAGGTGATAAGTATAGTAGATAAGTTTTTGGAACACCCGCGTCTTTTTATCTTTGGTAATGCTGGAGCTCCTAAAGTATATATATCATCTGCTGATTGGATGACACGTAATATATCATTTAGGGTAGAGGTGGGGTGCCCTATTTATGATGAGACTATTAAGCAAGAACTTATTGATACTTTTGAAATAAGCTGGGCCGATAATGTAAAAGCCCGCATAATAAACCAAGCACAAGATAATACTTATAGACCTCATACAACCCCAGCTTTGCGTTCGCAAGTAGCCTTATATGAATATTATCAGCAAAAAAACAAGCTAACGGAATAG